Proteins encoded together in one Pseudomonas sp. TCU-HL1 window:
- a CDS encoding DUF5943 domain-containing protein has product MAKHAPELPIEVDSETGVWTTDALPMLYVPRHFFVNNHMGIEAELGPERYAEILYKAGYKSAWHWCEKEAECHGLEGVAVFEHYMKRLSQRGWGLFQIESIDLDKGTAEVRLKHSAFVYVYGKVGRKVDYMFTGWFAGAMDQILQARGSSIRTVAEQVYGGSEEGHDDGLFIVKPL; this is encoded by the coding sequence ATGGCCAAACACGCCCCCGAACTGCCCATCGAAGTCGACAGCGAAACCGGTGTCTGGACCACCGACGCCCTGCCGATGCTGTACGTGCCCCGTCACTTCTTCGTGAACAACCACATGGGCATCGAAGCCGAGCTGGGCCCGGAGCGCTACGCCGAAATCCTCTACAAGGCCGGCTACAAGTCCGCCTGGCACTGGTGCGAGAAGGAAGCCGAATGCCACGGTCTGGAAGGCGTAGCGGTGTTCGAGCATTACATGAAGCGCCTGTCTCAGCGTGGCTGGGGCCTGTTCCAGATCGAGTCGATCGACCTCGACAAGGGCACCGCCGAGGTGCGCCTGAAGCACTCCGCCTTCGTCTACGTGTACGGCAAGGTCGGTCGCAAGGTCGATTACATGTTCACCGGCTGGTTCGCCGGCGCCATGGACCAGATTCTCCAGGCACGCGGCAGCAGCATCCGCACCGTTGCCGAGCAGGTCTACGGCGGCTCGGAAGAAGGCCACGACGACGGCCTGTTCATCGTCAAACCCCTCTAA
- a CDS encoding formate dehydrogenase beta subunit → MLTLCIPCDSVARAVGADGVAAALAHEAEKRNLPLEIKRTSSRGLYWLEPLLELESPAGRLGFGPVAPEDVPALLDALQGDASTHPLALGPVEELPYLKSQQRLLFARAGITRPLSLDDYRAQGGFEGLARAIALSGEETVAAVLDSGLRGRGGAAFPAGIKWRTVREARAEQKYVVCNADEGDSGTFADRMLMEGDPFLLIEGMAIAGLAVGATMGYIYVRSEYPQSVDTLRAALQIARDAGYLGTNVGGSGRAFDLEVRVGAGAYICGEETALLDSLEGKRGVVRAKPPLPALQGLFGVPTLVHNVLTLASVPVILARGAQFYRDFGMGRSLGTMPFQLAGNVRHGGLVERAFGLTLRELVEGYGGGTASGRTLKAAQVGGPLGAWVPPSQFDTPLDYEAFAAMGAMLGHGGVVVADDRLDMAHMARFALQFCAEESCGKCTPCRIGSTRGVEVVDRLLAAPDAAARDEQVILLKDLCDTLTYGSLCALGGMTSYPVTSALKHFPADFGLATPEADQ, encoded by the coding sequence ATGCTGACGCTGTGCATTCCTTGTGACTCCGTTGCCCGCGCTGTCGGTGCCGATGGTGTGGCAGCTGCGCTCGCCCATGAGGCCGAAAAGCGCAACCTGCCGCTGGAGATCAAACGCACCAGCTCCCGTGGCCTGTATTGGCTGGAGCCGTTGCTGGAGCTGGAAAGCCCCGCAGGCCGTCTCGGGTTTGGCCCGGTGGCGCCGGAAGACGTGCCGGCCCTGCTGGACGCCCTGCAAGGCGACGCCAGCACCCATCCCCTGGCCCTGGGGCCGGTGGAGGAACTGCCTTATCTGAAGAGCCAGCAGCGTCTGCTGTTTGCCCGTGCCGGTATCACCCGGCCGCTTTCGCTGGATGACTACCGCGCCCAGGGCGGTTTCGAAGGGTTGGCTCGCGCCATTGCCCTGAGTGGCGAGGAAACCGTCGCCGCCGTGCTGGATTCGGGCCTGCGCGGCCGGGGTGGCGCCGCCTTCCCGGCTGGTATCAAGTGGCGCACCGTGCGTGAGGCCAGGGCCGAGCAGAAGTATGTGGTGTGCAACGCCGACGAAGGCGACTCCGGCACCTTCGCCGACCGCATGCTGATGGAAGGCGACCCCTTCCTGCTGATCGAAGGCATGGCCATCGCCGGTCTCGCTGTCGGCGCAACCATGGGCTACATCTACGTGCGCTCCGAGTACCCGCAGTCGGTGGATACCCTGCGCGCCGCGCTGCAGATTGCCCGTGACGCCGGCTACCTGGGCACCAATGTCGGTGGCAGCGGCCGTGCGTTCGACCTCGAGGTGCGGGTGGGCGCTGGTGCCTACATCTGCGGCGAGGAAACCGCGCTGCTGGATTCACTGGAAGGCAAGCGCGGCGTGGTTCGCGCCAAGCCGCCGCTGCCGGCGCTGCAAGGCCTGTTCGGCGTGCCGACGCTGGTGCACAACGTGCTGACCCTGGCGTCGGTGCCGGTCATCCTTGCCCGTGGGGCGCAGTTCTACCGCGACTTCGGCATGGGCCGTTCGCTGGGCACCATGCCCTTCCAGCTCGCCGGCAACGTCCGTCACGGCGGGCTGGTGGAGCGCGCTTTCGGTCTGACCCTGCGCGAGCTGGTGGAAGGCTATGGCGGCGGTACCGCCAGCGGCCGGACGCTGAAGGCCGCCCAGGTGGGCGGGCCGCTGGGCGCCTGGGTGCCGCCGTCGCAGTTCGATACGCCGCTGGACTACGAGGCCTTCGCCGCCATGGGCGCGATGCTCGGCCACGGTGGCGTGGTGGTGGCCGATGACCGCCTGGACATGGCGCACATGGCGCGCTTCGCCCTGCAGTTCTGCGCCGAGGAATCCTGTGGCAAATGCACGCCTTGCCGCATCGGCTCGACCCGTGGCGTGGAAGTGGTGGACCGCCTGTTGGCGGCGCCCGATGCCGCCGCGCGGGACGAGCAGGTGATCCTCCTCAAGGACCTCTGCGACACCCTGACGTACGGCTCCCTCTGCGCCCTGGGCGGGATGACCTCCTACCCGGTGACCAGCGCCCTCAAGCATTTTCCCGCCGACTTCGGTCTGGCGACCCCGGAGGCCGACCAATGA
- a CDS encoding formate dehydrogenase subunit gamma, translated as MPDEMLHLPLIHSVLEREKDTPGALLPILHAIQAGAGYIPDVAIPEIAHALNLSLAEVRGVISFYHDFRTSPPARHTLRLCHAESCQSMGAERLAAQLREHLGLDDHGTSADGQISLRPVYCLGACACSPALELDGRLHARLTPERLRALVEGCLEDGSC; from the coding sequence ATGCCTGATGAGATGCTTCACCTGCCTCTGATCCACAGCGTGCTGGAGCGCGAGAAGGACACCCCCGGTGCCCTGCTGCCAATCCTCCACGCTATCCAGGCGGGCGCTGGGTACATCCCCGACGTCGCCATTCCCGAGATCGCCCACGCACTCAACCTCAGCCTGGCCGAGGTGCGCGGGGTGATCAGCTTCTACCATGACTTCCGCACCTCGCCGCCGGCGCGCCACACCCTGCGCCTGTGCCATGCCGAGTCCTGCCAGAGCATGGGCGCCGAGCGCCTGGCCGCGCAGTTGCGCGAGCACCTGGGGCTGGACGACCACGGCACCAGCGCCGACGGCCAGATCAGCCTGCGGCCGGTGTATTGCCTGGGCGCCTGCGCCTGCTCGCCGGCGCTGGAACTGGATGGCCGCTTGCATGCGCGGCTGACACCCGAGCGCCTGCGCGCACTGGTCGAGGGTTGCCTGGAGGACGGGTCATGCTGA
- the dgcA gene encoding dimethylglycine demethylation protein DgcA: protein MAFEAMFQPIQIGKLTIRNRVLSTAHAEVYATDGGMTTERYVKYYEEKAKGGIGLAICGGSSVVAIDSPQEWWSSVNLSTDRIIPHFQNLADAMHKHGAKIMIQITHMGRRSRWDGFNWPTLMSPSGIREPVHRATCKTIEVEEIWRVIGNYAQAARRAKEGGLDGVELSAVHQHMIDQFWSPRVNKRTDEWGGTFEGRMKFGLEVLKAVRAEVGDDFCVGMRICGDEFHPDGLSHEDMKQIAKYYSDTGMLDFLGVVGSGCDTHNTLANVIPNMSFPPEPFLHLAAGIKEVVNVPVLHAQNIKDPNQATRILEGGYVDMVGMTRAHIADPHLIAKIKMGQVDQIKQCVGANYCIDRQYQGLDVLCIQNAATSREYMGVPHIIEKTTGVKRKVVVVGGGPAGMEAARVAAERGHDVTLFEKKDQLGGQITTASKAPQRDQIAGITRWYQLEIARLGIDLRLGTGADPETILDLRPDIVVLANGGHPFIEQNEHWGAAEGLVVSAWDVLDGKVAPGKNVLVYDTICEFGGMSAADFLADKGAQVEIVTDDIKPGIAIGGTSFPTYYRSMYPKEVIMTGDLTLEKVYREGDKVVAVLENEYTGAREERVVDQIVIENGVRPDESLYYALKDGSRNKGQIDVEALFAIKPQPCLSESGSGYLLFRIGDCVAQRNTHAAIYDALRLCKDF, encoded by the coding sequence ATGGCATTCGAAGCAATGTTCCAGCCGATCCAGATCGGCAAACTCACCATCCGCAACCGTGTGCTGTCCACCGCCCACGCCGAGGTCTACGCCACCGACGGCGGCATGACCACCGAGCGCTACGTGAAGTACTACGAAGAGAAGGCCAAGGGCGGCATCGGCCTGGCTATCTGCGGAGGTTCCTCGGTCGTGGCCATCGACAGCCCGCAGGAGTGGTGGAGCTCGGTGAACCTGTCCACCGACCGCATCATCCCGCACTTCCAGAATCTGGCCGACGCCATGCACAAGCATGGCGCCAAGATCATGATCCAGATTACCCACATGGGCCGTCGCTCGCGCTGGGACGGCTTCAACTGGCCGACCCTGATGTCGCCGTCCGGCATCCGCGAGCCCGTGCACCGCGCCACCTGCAAGACCATCGAGGTGGAAGAGATCTGGCGTGTGATCGGCAACTACGCCCAGGCTGCGCGCCGGGCGAAGGAAGGCGGCCTGGACGGCGTCGAGCTGTCGGCCGTGCACCAGCACATGATCGACCAGTTCTGGAGCCCGCGCGTCAACAAACGTACCGACGAATGGGGCGGCACCTTCGAAGGCCGCATGAAGTTCGGCCTGGAAGTGCTCAAGGCCGTGCGCGCCGAAGTGGGCGACGACTTCTGTGTCGGCATGCGTATCTGCGGTGACGAATTCCACCCGGACGGCCTGTCCCACGAGGACATGAAGCAGATCGCCAAGTACTACAGCGACACCGGCATGCTCGACTTCCTCGGCGTGGTCGGCTCGGGTTGCGATACCCACAACACCCTGGCCAACGTGATCCCCAACATGAGCTTCCCGCCGGAGCCCTTCCTGCACCTGGCGGCCGGCATCAAGGAAGTGGTCAACGTGCCAGTGCTGCACGCGCAGAACATCAAGGACCCGAACCAGGCCACCCGTATCCTGGAAGGCGGCTACGTGGACATGGTGGGCATGACCCGCGCCCACATCGCCGACCCGCACCTGATCGCCAAGATCAAGATGGGCCAGGTTGACCAGATCAAGCAGTGCGTCGGCGCCAACTACTGCATCGACCGCCAGTACCAGGGCCTGGACGTGCTGTGCATCCAGAACGCCGCGACCTCCCGTGAATACATGGGCGTGCCGCACATCATCGAGAAGACCACCGGCGTCAAGCGCAAGGTCGTCGTCGTCGGCGGTGGCCCGGCCGGGATGGAGGCTGCACGCGTCGCCGCCGAGCGCGGTCATGACGTGACCCTGTTCGAGAAAAAGGACCAGCTCGGCGGCCAGATCACTACCGCCTCCAAGGCGCCGCAACGCGACCAGATCGCCGGCATCACCCGCTGGTACCAGCTGGAGATCGCCCGCCTCGGCATCGACCTGCGCCTGGGCACCGGCGCCGACCCGGAAACCATCCTCGACCTGCGCCCGGATATCGTGGTGCTGGCCAACGGCGGCCACCCGTTCATCGAGCAGAACGAGCACTGGGGCGCGGCGGAAGGCCTGGTGGTCAGCGCCTGGGACGTGCTCGACGGCAAGGTGGCACCGGGCAAGAACGTGCTGGTGTACGACACCATCTGCGAGTTCGGCGGCATGTCGGCTGCGGACTTCCTCGCCGACAAGGGCGCCCAGGTGGAGATCGTCACCGACGACATCAAGCCTGGCATCGCCATCGGCGGTACGTCCTTCCCGACCTACTACCGCAGCATGTACCCGAAGGAAGTGATCATGACCGGCGACCTCACGCTGGAGAAGGTCTACCGCGAGGGTGACAAGGTGGTGGCGGTGCTGGAGAACGAATACACCGGCGCCCGCGAGGAGCGTGTGGTGGACCAGATCGTCATCGAGAACGGCGTGCGCCCGGACGAGAGCCTGTACTACGCGCTCAAGGACGGTTCGCGCAACAAGGGCCAGATCGACGTCGAGGCACTGTTCGCCATCAAGCCGCAGCCCTGCCTCAGCGAGTCCGGCAGCGGTTACCTGCTGTTCCGTATCGGCGACTGCGTGGCCCAACGCAACACCCACGCGGCGATCTACGACGCGCTGCGTCTGTGCAAGGATTTCTAA
- a CDS encoding dipeptidase, translating into MSPAELHADSIVIDGLIIAKWNRELFEDMRKGGLTAANCTVSVWEGFQATVNNITASSKLIRENSDLVIPVRTTADIRKAKEQGKTGILYGFQNAHAFEDQIGYVEVFKQLGVGIVQMCYNTQNLVGTGCYERDGGLSGFGREIVAEMNRVGVMCDLSHVGSKTSEEVILESKKPVCYSHCLPSGLKEHPRNKSDEELKFIADHGGFVGVTMFAPFLAKGIDSTIDDYAEAIEYVMNIVGEDAIGIGTDFTQGHGKEFFEWLTHDKGYARRLTNFGKIVNPLGIRTVGEFPNLTETLLKRGMPERVVRKVMGENWVRVLKDVWGE; encoded by the coding sequence ATGAGCCCAGCCGAACTGCACGCCGACAGCATCGTCATCGACGGTCTGATCATCGCCAAGTGGAACCGTGAACTCTTCGAAGACATGCGCAAGGGCGGCCTGACCGCAGCCAACTGCACCGTGTCGGTCTGGGAGGGCTTCCAGGCGACGGTGAACAACATCACCGCCAGCAGCAAGCTGATCCGCGAGAACAGCGACCTGGTGATCCCGGTGCGCACCACCGCCGACATCCGCAAGGCCAAGGAGCAGGGCAAGACCGGCATCCTCTACGGTTTCCAGAACGCCCACGCGTTCGAAGACCAGATCGGCTACGTCGAGGTGTTCAAGCAGCTCGGCGTGGGCATCGTGCAGATGTGCTACAACACCCAGAACCTGGTCGGCACCGGCTGCTACGAGCGTGACGGCGGCCTCTCCGGCTTCGGTCGCGAAATCGTCGCCGAGATGAACCGCGTCGGCGTCATGTGCGACCTGTCCCACGTGGGTTCCAAGACTTCCGAGGAAGTCATCCTCGAATCCAAGAAACCGGTCTGCTACTCCCACTGCCTGCCGTCCGGCCTGAAAGAACACCCGCGCAACAAGTCCGATGAAGAGCTGAAGTTCATCGCCGATCACGGCGGCTTCGTCGGCGTGACCATGTTCGCCCCCTTCCTGGCCAAGGGCATCGATTCGACCATCGACGACTACGCCGAAGCCATCGAGTACGTGATGAACATCGTGGGCGAGGACGCCATCGGCATCGGCACCGACTTCACCCAGGGCCATGGCAAGGAATTCTTCGAGTGGCTGACCCACGACAAGGGTTACGCCCGCCGCCTGACCAACTTCGGGAAGATCGTCAACCCGCTGGGCATCCGCACCGTGGGCGAGTTCCCCAACCTCACCGAAACCCTGCTCAAACGCGGCATGCCCGAGCGCGTGGTGCGCAAGGTCATGGGCGAGAACTGGGTTCGCGTGCTGAAGGACGTCTGGGGCGAGTAA
- the choX gene encoding choline ABC transporter substrate-binding protein, with amino-acid sequence MKRLTAFAGCCLFALSSSAVFAAEDASCQKIRVGVVGWTDVVATTAVANELLGSLGYQTTQTQASQQIIFAGIQKKQVDVFLGYWKPIMDDNIKPFLESQSVKVAAEPSLSDAIAVLAVPTYTAEQGLRTFADIAKFKDQLDGKIYGIESGSGANTAIQKMIDTNQFGLGGFKLVESSEAAMLTAVKRAVKNNKPVVFFGWKPHPMNIQMPITYLTGSEDVFGPDDGAATVSTVTAPDFAQRCPNADRLLTNLRFTSAQEAELMQPIMERQAPAKVAREWLKANPDVLKSWLAGVTTFDGKNGVESALASLK; translated from the coding sequence ATGAAACGTCTCACCGCATTTGCTGGTTGCTGTTTGTTCGCCCTCTCCAGTTCCGCCGTATTCGCCGCCGAAGACGCCAGTTGCCAGAAGATCCGCGTCGGCGTGGTGGGCTGGACCGACGTCGTCGCTACCACCGCCGTTGCCAATGAACTGCTCGGCAGCCTGGGTTATCAGACCACCCAGACCCAGGCCTCTCAGCAGATCATCTTCGCCGGAATCCAGAAGAAACAGGTCGATGTCTTCCTCGGGTACTGGAAGCCGATCATGGATGACAACATCAAACCCTTCCTCGAAAGCCAGTCGGTCAAGGTAGCCGCCGAACCGTCGCTCAGTGATGCCATTGCCGTACTCGCGGTGCCCACCTACACGGCCGAACAGGGCCTGCGCACCTTCGCCGATATCGCGAAGTTCAAGGACCAGCTGGACGGCAAGATCTACGGCATCGAGTCGGGTTCCGGCGCCAACACCGCGATCCAGAAGATGATCGACACCAACCAGTTCGGCCTGGGTGGCTTCAAGCTGGTGGAGTCCAGCGAGGCGGCCATGCTCACGGCAGTCAAGCGGGCGGTGAAGAACAACAAACCCGTGGTGTTCTTCGGTTGGAAACCGCACCCGATGAACATCCAGATGCCCATCACCTACCTCACCGGCAGTGAAGATGTGTTCGGCCCTGACGACGGCGCCGCCACGGTCTCCACCGTCACCGCTCCGGACTTCGCCCAGCGCTGCCCCAACGCCGATCGCCTACTGACCAACCTGCGCTTCACCAGCGCGCAGGAGGCCGAGCTGATGCAGCCGATCATGGAGCGCCAGGCCCCGGCCAAGGTCGCCCGCGAATGGCTCAAGGCCAATCCGGACGTGCTCAAGAGTTGGCTCGCCGGGGTCACCACCTTCGACGGCAAGAACGGCGTCGAAAGCGCCCTCGCCTCGCTGAAGTAA
- a CDS encoding formate dehydrogenase subunit delta, translated as MSTDNLIKMANQIAQFFASEPDKEQAVRGVCQHLQSFWTPAMRIELMAWQVEHHGANLHPLVQEALAEQGRAV; from the coding sequence ATGAGCACCGACAACCTGATCAAGATGGCCAACCAGATCGCCCAGTTCTTCGCCTCGGAACCGGACAAGGAGCAGGCTGTGCGCGGAGTGTGCCAGCACCTGCAGAGCTTCTGGACGCCCGCCATGCGCATCGAACTGATGGCCTGGCAGGTGGAGCATCATGGCGCCAACCTGCACCCCTTGGTGCAGGAGGCCCTGGCCGAGCAGGGGAGGGCGGTGTAG
- a CDS encoding GlxA family transcriptional regulator: MSQTFSFLLLPGFSMMGLMSAIEPLRVANRFRGDLYHWRLLSLDGGAVQGSNGMSLNVDAGPDAPLVGDCLFVVAGFEPLASFSPRLAHWLNRADRDGLQLGGIDTGSFVLAEAELFASQRLTLHWEAIEAFQERYPALSVTQELFEIDGRRITSAGGTASLDLMLTLIAKGHGEALALQVSEQFVLGRIRTQQDHQRMQVATRFNVHNKKLVLVIGEMERHSEAPLSSRELAERVNVTPRQLERLFRLHLKETPSNFYLGLRLDKSRQLLRQTDMSVLEVALACGFESSSYFSRAYRARFSTCPSQDRHEHPDQGRSEFIREGEHNSPKVRA, from the coding sequence ATGTCCCAGACCTTCAGCTTCCTCCTGTTGCCAGGTTTTTCCATGATGGGCCTGATGTCGGCCATCGAGCCGCTGCGGGTGGCCAACCGTTTCCGCGGCGACCTGTACCACTGGCGGCTGCTGAGCCTCGATGGCGGCGCCGTTCAGGGTAGCAACGGTATGTCGTTGAACGTCGATGCCGGGCCCGATGCGCCACTCGTGGGGGATTGCCTGTTCGTGGTGGCCGGCTTCGAGCCCCTGGCCAGCTTCAGCCCGCGCCTCGCCCACTGGCTCAACCGCGCCGATCGCGATGGCCTGCAGCTCGGCGGCATCGACACGGGCAGCTTCGTGCTGGCCGAAGCCGAACTGTTTGCCAGCCAGCGCCTGACCCTGCATTGGGAGGCCATCGAAGCCTTCCAGGAACGCTACCCGGCGCTCAGCGTCACCCAGGAACTCTTCGAGATCGACGGCCGGCGCATCACCAGTGCCGGCGGCACCGCCAGCCTCGACCTGATGCTCACCCTGATCGCCAAGGGGCATGGCGAGGCCCTCGCGCTGCAGGTATCCGAACAGTTCGTGCTGGGGCGCATACGCACCCAACAGGACCACCAGCGCATGCAGGTTGCCACCCGCTTCAACGTGCATAACAAGAAGCTGGTGCTGGTGATCGGGGAAATGGAGCGGCACAGCGAGGCGCCGCTGAGCTCACGGGAGCTGGCCGAGCGGGTGAACGTCACACCGCGCCAACTGGAAAGACTGTTCCGCCTGCACTTGAAGGAAACGCCGTCGAACTTCTACCTGGGCTTGCGCCTGGACAAGTCCCGCCAGCTATTGCGCCAGACCGACATGAGCGTGCTGGAAGTAGCCCTGGCCTGCGGCTTCGAGTCGTCGTCCTACTTCTCCCGCGCCTACCGCGCGCGCTTCAGCACATGCCCGAGCCAGGACCGGCATGAGCATCCGGATCAGGGTAGGAGCGAATTCATTCGCGAAGGCGAGCACAACTCACCCAAGGTCAGGGCCTGA
- the fdhF gene encoding formate dehydrogenase subunit alpha — protein MINIFDPASDIDLGTPARESEVQVSLSIDGREISVPAGTSVMRAAALLGTTIPKLCATDSLEAFGSCRMCLVEIDGMRGYPASCTTPVTEGMVVHTQTPKLATLRRNVMELYISDHPLDCLTCSANGNCELQTVAGQVGLREVRYGYDGANHLDEQKDVSNPYFDYDPSKCIVCNRCVRACEETQGTFALTISGRGFESRVSAAGGENFLDSECVSCGACVQACPTATLMEKSVVEMGQPERSVITTCAYCGVGCSFRAEMKGDQLVRMVPDKNGQANHGHSCVKGRFAFGYATHPDRITKPMIRKHIDDPWQEVSWDEAVTYAASEFRRIQLKYGRDSIGGITSSRCTNEETYLVQKLVRAGFGNNNVDTCARVCHSPTGYGLKQTLGESAGTQSFDSVMQADVVLVIGANPTDAHPVFGSQLKRRLRQGARLIVIDPRRIDLVDSPHARAELHLALRPGTNVAMLNALAHVIVTEGLVKQDFVDARCEATDFARWRDFVSLPENSPEAMGPICGVAPDDIRAAARLYATGGNAAIYYGLGVTEHSQGSTSVMGIANLAMVTGNIGREGVGVNPLRGQNNVQGSCDMGSFPHELPGYRHVSNDAVRHQFEQAWGVTLQPDPGLRIPNMFEAALGGTFKALYCQGEDIAQSDPNTQHVTAALSAMECVVVQDLFLNETAKFAHVFLPGSSFLEKDGTFTNAERRISRVRKVMDPLGGKADWEATQLLANALGYKMDYKHPSQIMDEIASLTPTFTRVSYAELDRHGSLQWPCNDAAPDGTPTMHIEEFVRGKGRFMLTGYVPTEEKVNSRYPLLLTTGRILSQYNVGAQTRRTDNVAWHEEDRLEIHPTDAESRGIVEGDWVGVGSRAGQTVLRAKVSERVAPGVVYTTFHFPESGANVITTDNSDWATNCPEYKVTAVEVSRVYQPSEWQKRYQEFSDEQRRLLKERRRTEKAEVRR, from the coding sequence ATGATCAACATCTTCGACCCCGCCAGCGACATCGACCTCGGCACCCCGGCCCGCGAGAGCGAGGTGCAGGTCAGCTTGAGCATCGATGGCCGCGAGATCAGCGTGCCGGCCGGTACCTCGGTGATGCGCGCCGCGGCGCTGCTCGGCACCACCATCCCGAAACTCTGCGCCACCGACAGCCTGGAAGCCTTCGGCTCCTGCCGCATGTGTCTGGTGGAGATCGACGGCATGCGCGGCTACCCGGCCTCCTGCACCACCCCCGTGACCGAGGGCATGGTGGTGCACACCCAGACGCCAAAACTTGCCACCCTGCGCCGCAACGTGATGGAGCTGTACATCTCCGACCACCCGCTGGACTGCCTGACCTGCTCGGCCAACGGCAACTGCGAGCTGCAGACCGTCGCGGGCCAGGTGGGCCTGCGCGAGGTGCGCTACGGCTACGACGGCGCCAATCACCTGGACGAGCAGAAAGACGTCTCCAACCCCTATTTCGACTACGACCCGAGCAAGTGCATCGTCTGCAACCGCTGCGTGCGCGCTTGTGAGGAAACCCAGGGCACCTTCGCCCTGACCATCAGCGGGCGCGGCTTCGAATCGCGGGTCAGTGCGGCCGGCGGCGAGAACTTCCTCGACTCCGAATGCGTGTCCTGCGGCGCCTGCGTGCAGGCCTGCCCGACCGCCACCCTGATGGAAAAGAGCGTGGTGGAAATGGGCCAGCCGGAGCGCAGTGTCATCACCACCTGCGCCTACTGTGGCGTGGGTTGCTCCTTCCGCGCCGAGATGAAGGGCGACCAGCTGGTGCGCATGGTTCCGGACAAGAACGGCCAGGCCAACCACGGCCACTCCTGCGTGAAGGGTCGCTTCGCCTTCGGCTACGCCACCCACCCGGATCGCATCACCAAGCCGATGATCCGCAAGCACATCGACGACCCCTGGCAGGAGGTCAGCTGGGACGAGGCGGTGACCTATGCCGCCAGCGAATTCCGCCGCATCCAGCTCAAATACGGGCGCGACTCCATCGGCGGTATCACCTCCAGCCGCTGCACCAACGAAGAAACCTACCTGGTGCAGAAGCTGGTCCGCGCCGGCTTCGGCAACAACAACGTCGACACCTGCGCCCGTGTCTGCCACTCGCCCACCGGCTACGGCCTCAAGCAGACCCTGGGCGAGTCCGCCGGCACCCAGAGCTTCGACTCGGTGATGCAGGCCGACGTGGTGCTGGTGATCGGCGCCAACCCCACCGACGCCCACCCGGTGTTCGGTTCCCAGCTCAAGCGCCGCCTGCGCCAGGGTGCGCGGTTGATCGTCATCGACCCGCGCCGCATCGACCTGGTGGATTCGCCCCACGCCCGCGCCGAGCTGCACCTGGCACTGCGCCCGGGCACCAACGTGGCCATGCTCAACGCCCTGGCCCATGTGATCGTCACCGAAGGGCTGGTCAAACAGGACTTTGTCGACGCCCGCTGCGAAGCGACTGATTTCGCCCGCTGGCGAGATTTCGTCAGCCTGCCGGAAAACTCCCCCGAGGCCATGGGGCCGATCTGCGGCGTGGCGCCTGACGATATCCGTGCCGCCGCCCGTCTGTATGCCACCGGCGGCAACGCGGCCATCTACTACGGCCTGGGCGTCACCGAGCACAGCCAGGGCAGCACCTCGGTGATGGGTATCGCCAACCTCGCCATGGTTACCGGCAACATCGGCCGCGAGGGCGTCGGCGTGAACCCGCTGCGCGGCCAGAACAACGTCCAGGGTTCCTGCGACATGGGTTCCTTCCCCCATGAGCTGCCCGGCTACCGCCATGTCTCCAACGACGCGGTGCGTCACCAGTTCGAACAGGCCTGGGGCGTGACCCTGCAGCCCGATCCGGGCCTGCGCATCCCCAACATGTTCGAGGCGGCGCTCGGCGGCACCTTCAAGGCGCTGTACTGCCAGGGTGAGGACATCGCTCAGAGCGACCCCAACACCCAGCACGTCACGGCGGCCCTGTCGGCCATGGAATGCGTGGTGGTGCAGGACCTCTTCCTCAACGAAACCGCCAAGTTCGCCCATGTGTTCCTGCCGGGCAGTTCCTTCCTGGAGAAGGATGGCACCTTCACCAACGCCGAGCGGCGCATTTCCCGCGTGCGCAAGGTGATGGATCCGCTGGGCGGCAAGGCCGACTGGGAAGCCACCCAGCTGCTGGCCAACGCCCTGGGCTACAAGATGGATTACAAGCACCCGTCCCAGATCATGGACGAGATCGCCAGCCTGACGCCCACCTTCACCCGTGTCAGCTACGCCGAACTGGACCGTCACGGCAGCCTGCAATGGCCGTGCAACGACGCCGCGCCGGACGGCACCCCGACCATGCACATCGAGGAATTCGTGCGCGGCAAGGGGCGCTTCATGCTCACCGGCTACGTGCCCACCGAGGAAAAGGTCAACAGCCGCTACCCGCTGCTGCTGACCACCGGGCGCATCCTCAGCCAGTACAACGTTGGCGCGCAGACGCGACGCACCGACAACGTCGCCTGGCACGAGGAAGATCGCCTGGAAATCCACCCCACCGACGCCGAGAGCCGCGGCATTGTCGAAGGCGATTGGGTCGGCGTGGGCAGCCGCGCAGGGCAGACGGTCCTGCGTGCCAAGGTTAGCGAGCGGGTGGCGCCGGGGGTGGTGTACACCACCTTCCACTTCCCCGAATCGGGGGCCAACGTGATCACCACCGACAACTCCGACTGGGCCACCAACTGCCCGGAATACAAGGTCACGGCGGTGGAGGTTTCGCGGGTTTACCAGCCCTCCGAATGGCAGAAACGCTATCAAGAGTTCAGTGACGAACAGCGGCGCCTGCTCAAAGAGCGCCGTCGGACCGAGAAAGCCGAGGTACGTAGATGA